The Gammaproteobacteria bacterium DNA segment CAGACTATGGGCATTGCTAACAGCGGGAGCGATACCGCTAGTCAAACGTTGTTCGCGGTATTGGCCTCTGGGACCTCCCCTGATGTGGCCCTGGCAGAGGCAGTGGGAAGCGCGATCACGCAAACTGCCGTAACCATTGCTCAGGCGGTACCAATGTCGAAATCAGAGCAGCTTATTGCAACGCTGGCCAGTGGTACAAATTCCGCCACCAGCGTCGATAGTACGCTATTGGCTGCATTGTCTTCAGGTGTTTCTCCTGATGCTGCATTGTTGGTTGCTACTCAGGCGACAACGATATCGAAAGTGCTCGCTGAGGCACAATCGGTACAGGTTTTGTCAACTAATCAACTCATTGAAACGCTGTCAAAACCGGAATCTGCGTCACAGCTATCAGCAGAACGAAAACCTGAACAATCACCATAAAGAATTAAAACAACTTTAAAATCTCTTCTTTATATACGAAGAAACTGCTCGGTGGGGAATTGTGTGATTATCATGATAATGCGTCGATTTACCAAAATTGGAGAACTATCCAAACATCGGCTGTTTTCGGTAATTCTTTTAATGGCGGGACTCATTGCAACCACGGCTGCTTTGCTTACCGATGTATTTGTATTTGACAAAACTAAATCACCGTTGCTACGTCTTGCCCTGGTGGCTCCGTTCACCGGTGAGGAGGCGGCCCTGGGCCGAGCTATGCGTGAGGGTATGGAACTCAAGATAGCGGATATCAATCGTAGGGGAGGTATTGGTGGCCGCAGAATTTCTGTTGTTACCTTCGATGATGAAAACCGTCCCGATCGTGCCCAAGTGACTGCTGCTCAAGTGGTCGCCTCCGGTGCTGTTGCTGTAATTGGCCACACCGATCTGTCCACACTCACATTGGCGGAACCCACCTATGCCGAACGTAAACTCGCTGTAATCACCCTTGCTGCCGATCAGATACAACATTCCGCATCGGCTCGACCCACCGGAAATCGTCTTCTTGTTGCAGAAGATTATGAGATACGCTTCTTGGCAAATTATGTGCGTAATGTCGTCGGGGAAAAGACTGTACATATCATTCACGAGGATTCGCCTCGTGGTGAAGCTTTGGCAAATGCGTTCGATGAGACTATGCAGCGTTTCGGTACCAAGGTCCTCTATCGTTGG contains these protein-coding regions:
- a CDS encoding hypothetical protein (Evidence 5 : Unknown function); translation: MESVKANATLAERQTVPLSPANRAAALLANGGAVAEALQTMGIANSGSDTASQTLFAVLASGTSPDVALAEAVGSAITQTAVTIAQAVPMSKSEQLIATLASGTNSATSVDSTLLAALSSGVSPDAALLVATQATTISKVLAEAQSVQVLSTNQLIETLSKPESASQLSAERKPEQSP